A window of Candidatus Omnitrophota bacterium contains these coding sequences:
- the waaF gene encoding lipopolysaccharide heptosyltransferase II produces the protein MHILQLVPTLAVGGVERGVLDLAKGAIARGHRVSVISAGGPLVEPLTSFGAVHYALPVHEKSLSRMLSCIPAVADIMTSTGVDVVHARSRIPAWIGWAAARRTQRPFITTAHGFYRPHAASRVMGWGRTVIVPSEALARYLMEHFRVPKERLRVIPRGVDLEEFSVRPSPPSRDGPWRVGVFGRLSATKGHEVAIRACAKLQQKGLPIRLVMAGDTPGSPARQMLDALIKSLKLDDAVEWLGIRYDVAALMGTMDLILVPSTYPESFGRGVVEAQAVGRPVIASRIGALAELIDDGQNGLLVPPRDPKALADAIERLLHDPALRQRCVARGRAQVEAKWPAGRMVERTLAVYDECLTRPRILIWKLSALGDVVLSTPSLRAIRRRWPSAHLTLIVGRLAYDVVARCPYLDDVIIYDKAGKDRGPLGHAKLLRRLAAGRFDQSIDLQNSRKTHLLAWLAGIPVRMGYNRKCGGCLNRAVRLPRVILAPMAHQHYLLRHLGIEPAGEELELWPSPLDEQTAERLLTLPPSTLHLRPLVGMQPGGSGRWKTKRWDLARWAAVCNALTKQGVRVVVTGGSQEQGIASALAQLTSPLPHIVVGKTTLMELACLIKRCDLFLAHDSSALHLAAAMRVPTIALFGPTDPARHLPPNFLGEVIKKDVFCSPCYSPRCRTLTHACMNRISVEEVLKVVLGRLAMAEASGKD, from the coding sequence ATGCATATCCTGCAGTTGGTCCCGACATTAGCGGTCGGCGGTGTTGAGCGCGGCGTGCTCGATCTCGCGAAGGGGGCGATCGCCCGCGGGCATCGCGTCAGCGTCATCTCCGCCGGCGGACCACTCGTGGAGCCGCTGACGTCATTCGGCGCGGTGCACTATGCGTTGCCCGTGCATGAAAAATCCCTCTCCAGGATGCTCTCGTGCATTCCCGCCGTGGCGGACATCATGACCAGCACAGGCGTTGATGTGGTGCATGCGCGCTCCCGCATTCCGGCTTGGATCGGGTGGGCGGCCGCCCGGCGTACCCAGCGGCCATTCATCACCACGGCGCACGGATTTTACCGGCCGCACGCGGCGTCTCGCGTCATGGGGTGGGGCCGCACGGTCATTGTGCCTTCCGAGGCGCTCGCCCGGTATCTCATGGAGCATTTCCGGGTTCCCAAAGAGCGGCTGCGGGTGATCCCTCGCGGCGTTGATCTGGAGGAGTTCTCTGTTCGCCCATCGCCTCCTTCCCGTGATGGCCCGTGGCGTGTCGGCGTCTTCGGGCGATTATCCGCGACGAAAGGCCACGAGGTCGCCATCCGAGCATGTGCGAAGCTTCAGCAGAAGGGCCTGCCCATTCGGCTGGTCATGGCCGGCGATACACCAGGTTCGCCGGCACGTCAGATGCTGGACGCCCTCATCAAGAGTCTCAAGCTTGACGATGCCGTTGAATGGCTCGGCATCCGCTATGATGTGGCAGCGCTCATGGGCACGATGGATCTGATTCTCGTCCCCTCAACCTACCCCGAGTCCTTTGGCCGCGGGGTGGTGGAAGCGCAAGCGGTCGGCCGACCGGTGATCGCCTCCCGCATCGGCGCGCTCGCCGAGCTCATTGATGATGGGCAGAATGGGTTGTTGGTGCCGCCGCGCGATCCAAAAGCGCTGGCCGATGCGATTGAGCGATTGCTTCACGATCCGGCGTTGCGCCAGCGATGCGTGGCACGGGGGCGCGCGCAGGTTGAGGCGAAATGGCCTGCGGGGCGGATGGTGGAGCGAACACTCGCGGTCTATGACGAGTGTCTCACGCGCCCCCGCATCCTCATCTGGAAACTGAGCGCGCTCGGCGATGTGGTGCTCTCCACACCCAGCTTGCGGGCCATCCGTCGCCGATGGCCGTCGGCGCATCTGACCCTCATCGTCGGCCGCTTGGCATATGACGTGGTGGCGCGCTGCCCCTATCTCGATGACGTCATCATCTATGACAAGGCCGGCAAGGACCGCGGGCCGCTGGGTCATGCGAAGCTGCTTCGGCGTCTGGCCGCCGGACGTTTTGATCAGTCGATCGATTTGCAAAATAGCCGCAAGACGCATCTGTTGGCGTGGCTCGCCGGCATCCCGGTGCGCATGGGCTACAACCGTAAATGCGGTGGGTGCCTGAATCGGGCGGTGCGGCTGCCGCGCGTCATCTTGGCCCCGATGGCGCATCAGCACTATCTCTTGCGTCATCTTGGCATCGAGCCGGCCGGGGAGGAGCTTGAGCTGTGGCCCTCCCCACTAGACGAACAAACCGCCGAGCGATTACTGACCCTTCCACCTTCGACCCTCCACCTTCGACCTCTGGTCGGCATGCAGCCTGGCGGCAGCGGGCGGTGGAAAACCAAACGTTGGGATCTCGCCCGATGGGCCGCGGTGTGCAACGCCTTAACGAAGCAGGGCGTTCGGGTGGTGGTGACCGGAGGGTCGCAGGAGCAGGGCATCGCCAGCGCGCTGGCGCAACTCACCTCGCCGCTGCCCCACATCGTCGTCGGGAAAACAACCCTGATGGAGTTGGCCTGCCTAATCAAGCGTTGCGATCTGTTTCTCGCGCACGATTCTTCGGCGTTGCATCTGGCGGCGGCGATGCGCGTGCCGACCATCGCGTTGTTTGGGCCCACCGATCCGGCCCGTCATCTGCCGCCGAATTTTCTCGGTGAGGTGATCAAGAAAGACGTCTTCTGCAGCCCGTGTTATTCGCCGCGCTGCCGCACCCTCACGCATGCCTGCATGAACCGCATCTCGGTTGAGGAGGTCCTGAAGGTCGTCCTTGGGCGATTAGCGATGGCTGAAGCGAGCGGGAAGGATTAG
- a CDS encoding glycosyltransferase family 4 protein — MKILQITSHLNVGGITRYVLSVSSALIQRGHDVAIAADAGTCGAEASQRGAAVWPVPLHTSVEFSPKVCRATRELTRRLRREEPVDVIHAHTRVAHVVADRLSRRLSIPYVTTWHGFFRPNLGRWLWPCTGGLTIAISEPVRQHLLKDFHVPEARIRLIPHGINPTPFEASIDPAQLQRLRAHVGLPSGGPVIGTVARLVPSKGVHQLLEALPHVRAVMPNARLLIIGDGEDRARLQRLADALRISDAVHFAGALPQTAAALRLMDLFVFLPAEQEGFGLSLLEAMASARPIVAVRRGGGSTWVLEQSGVGTLVEPNDPRGLASAILQTLQHGETASRAADRARAIVKERYTLTRMVEQVEAVYHDVTSTNCELRVEK; from the coding sequence ATGAAGATCCTTCAGATCACCTCGCACCTCAACGTCGGAGGGATTACACGCTACGTCCTCTCGGTGTCGAGCGCGCTCATTCAGCGAGGGCATGACGTCGCGATCGCCGCCGATGCCGGCACCTGTGGGGCAGAGGCCTCACAGCGCGGTGCCGCGGTGTGGCCGGTTCCACTCCACACGAGTGTAGAGTTCAGCCCGAAGGTGTGTCGCGCCACGCGCGAGTTGACCCGCCGTCTGCGGAGGGAGGAGCCGGTGGACGTGATTCATGCGCACACGCGCGTGGCCCACGTGGTGGCGGATCGGCTCTCACGGCGGCTGTCGATTCCGTATGTGACGACGTGGCATGGATTTTTTCGGCCGAATCTCGGGCGGTGGCTCTGGCCGTGCACCGGAGGGCTGACGATTGCCATCAGCGAACCGGTGCGCCAGCATCTCCTCAAGGATTTTCATGTTCCGGAGGCGCGCATCCGGCTGATCCCGCACGGCATCAATCCAACGCCGTTTGAAGCCTCGATCGATCCGGCCCAGCTGCAGCGCCTGCGCGCGCACGTGGGATTGCCAAGCGGCGGGCCGGTCATCGGCACGGTGGCTCGATTGGTGCCGAGCAAAGGCGTGCATCAATTGCTTGAGGCTCTCCCGCATGTGCGCGCCGTGATGCCGAACGCGCGCCTGCTCATCATCGGCGATGGCGAAGATCGCGCACGCCTGCAGCGGCTCGCCGACGCGCTGAGGATCAGCGATGCGGTGCATTTTGCCGGAGCGCTCCCGCAGACCGCCGCCGCCTTGCGCCTCATGGACCTGTTCGTGTTTTTGCCGGCAGAGCAAGAGGGTTTTGGGCTTTCGCTGCTGGAAGCCATGGCGAGTGCTCGGCCGATCGTGGCGGTTCGCCGCGGTGGAGGCTCAACGTGGGTGCTGGAGCAGAGCGGGGTCGGCACGTTGGTCGAGCCAAATGATCCGCGCGGCTTAGCCTCGGCGATCCTGCAGACGCTTCAACATGGCGAGACAGCGTCTCGGGCAGCCGACCGAGCCCGCGCCATCGTGAAAGAACGGTATACGCTGACCCGCATGGTGGAGCAGGTCGAGGCGGTCTACCACGACGTAACTTCAACGAATTGCGAATTGCGGGTTGAAAAGTGA
- the waaF gene encoding lipopolysaccharide heptosyltransferase II has translation MMERILVVLPNWYGEILFATPFLKALRQHRPNALIATLGWPQSREILLHNPRLNEVLVFDDRGEPRGFAGWWHLARELRRLRFDRAFILRKSLSRTLLLCAAGIPHRIGFDNSKSGWALTARIPAPRTPQHKAASYLPLLSAIGATASLQPYEYVVSEAERRAARETCLSLFPKKVTDTFEQPLVVLHPGANWAHKRWAPERFGDLGDRLSTAFGAQVLLTGGPEDLALAQAVRASMQRPATVLAGATSVRELAAILEHADLVVSNDTGIAHLAAALHRPLVALYGPTSPALTGPLGDRERVAVIHRPECCPQIPCYAPNHASHPGMQAISVDEVYEAAHRLLQNTHVS, from the coding sequence ATGATGGAACGCATCCTGGTCGTGCTGCCTAACTGGTACGGCGAGATCTTATTCGCCACGCCATTTCTCAAGGCGCTGCGGCAGCATCGTCCCAATGCGTTGATCGCCACCCTGGGCTGGCCGCAATCCCGCGAGATCCTGCTGCACAACCCGCGCCTCAATGAGGTGCTCGTCTTTGATGATCGCGGAGAGCCCCGCGGGTTCGCCGGATGGTGGCATCTTGCGCGTGAGCTGCGCCGCCTGCGGTTTGATCGGGCGTTTATCTTACGCAAGAGCTTGTCCCGGACGCTGCTCTTGTGCGCGGCAGGCATCCCGCACCGCATCGGGTTCGACAATTCGAAAAGCGGATGGGCGCTGACCGCGCGCATCCCGGCGCCCCGGACGCCTCAACATAAAGCGGCGTCGTACCTGCCGCTGCTCTCCGCCATCGGGGCCACCGCCTCGCTCCAACCGTATGAGTATGTCGTGAGCGAAGCGGAGCGCCGCGCCGCCAGAGAAACGTGCCTGTCGCTTTTTCCAAAAAAAGTGACAGACACGTTTGAACAACCGCTGGTGGTGCTGCACCCTGGGGCGAACTGGGCGCACAAACGATGGGCCCCGGAGCGATTCGGCGACCTGGGGGATCGGCTCAGCACGGCCTTCGGCGCGCAGGTGCTGCTCACCGGCGGGCCGGAGGACCTCGCGCTCGCGCAGGCCGTCCGGGCGAGTATGCAGCGGCCTGCGACGGTGCTCGCAGGGGCAACGAGCGTCCGTGAGCTGGCGGCGATTCTCGAACACGCCGATCTGGTCGTGTCGAATGATACGGGGATCGCGCATCTGGCCGCGGCACTCCACCGGCCGCTCGTCGCCCTCTACGGCCCGACGTCACCGGCACTCACCGGCCCGCTCGGTGATCGTGAGCGAGTAGCCGTTATCCATCGTCCCGAGTGTTGCCCCCAGATTCCCTGTTATGCGCCCAACCACGCGTCCCATCCGGGCATGCAGGCGATCAGCGTTGATGAAGTCTATGAGGCGGCCCACCGGCTCTTGCAGAACACCCATGTCTCCTGA